One Dehalococcoidia bacterium genomic window carries:
- a CDS encoding chemotaxis protein CheW yields MIDEAVKDDIEEEDLELDQHLVFKAKSQEFGIQAVRVQEIDRILPITEVPNAPSYIEGIMNLRGRLASVVNFRKKLGFQSREHDEDTRVIVVELGTFPVGIIVDSVEEVIKIPNEKVQKLPESTTTAVSRDYMTGVGMLDDRVVILLDVDKVLSGTELIELGKIDQILKEGEETSNSADVEEPAKKPKKVPNASESKAPDTRQPTNLKRKPTKGRAG; encoded by the coding sequence CGTAAAAGATGATATCGAAGAAGAAGATTTAGAGCTGGACCAACACCTTGTTTTCAAGGCCAAGTCACAGGAATTCGGTATCCAGGCAGTGAGGGTTCAGGAGATAGACAGAATACTGCCCATAACGGAAGTTCCTAATGCCCCGTCCTATATTGAGGGCATCATGAACCTTCGCGGAAGGCTGGCTTCGGTTGTCAATTTTCGTAAGAAGCTCGGCTTCCAATCCAGGGAACACGATGAGGATACCCGTGTGATTGTAGTGGAACTGGGCACATTCCCCGTCGGAATCATCGTGGACTCTGTGGAGGAAGTCATCAAGATTCCGAACGAGAAGGTGCAAAAGCTGCCTGAATCAACCACCACAGCCGTATCAAGAGACTATATGACAGGTGTGGGAATGCTGGACGACAGAGTGGTTATTCTGCTGGATGTGGATAAGGTGTTGAGCGGCACTGAGTTGATCGAGCTGGGCAAAATCGATCAAATACTCAAAGAAGGCGAAGAAACCTCGAATTCGGCCGATGTTGAAGAACCGGCGAAAAAACCTAAGAAAGTTCCGAACGCATCTGAAAGCAAAGCTCCGGACACCAGGCAGCCAACAAATCTGAAAAGGAAACCAACAAAAGGGAGGGCCGGCTAA